In Pradoshia eiseniae, the sequence AGATGCCTCTGGAGCGGCTGCTTGGGCTGAAGCAGTCAATAGCTGTGATGGCTTCGTCTTCATCGTTCAAGAGTACAATCACTCCATCACTGGAGCTTTGAAAAACGCACTTGATTACCTGCGAGTGGAATGGAATAATAAAGCAGCTGGTATCGTGAGCTACGGTTCTGTAGGCGGAGCGCGTGCTGCAGAGCATTTGCGCGGCATTCTCGGCGAGCTGCTAGTGGCGGATGTGCGTGTTCATCCAGCCTTATCTTTATTCACTGATTTTGAAAACTTTTCAGTGTTCAAACCAGCGGAAGTTCAAACGAACTCAGTCAATGAGATGCTTGATCAATTGATTCCTTGGTCCGGAGCGCTTAAAACAATTCGCTAATTTAATGGAAGGCAGAATGTGCTTGAGTACATTCTGCCTTTTTCATGCCTCCATACAGAAAGAACCAAAATAGGCCATCTTCATATTGTATTAGTAAGCATTTGGTCAAATGCCTATT encodes:
- a CDS encoding NADPH-dependent FMN reductase, which produces MKIGIILGSTRDGRVSPQVGAWVKEIGDKRGDAAYEIIDIADYKLPLLGEVNGDASGAAAWAEAVNSCDGFVFIVQEYNHSITGALKNALDYLRVEWNNKAAGIVSYGSVGGARAAEHLRGILGELLVADVRVHPALSLFTDFENFSVFKPAEVQTNSVNEMLDQLIPWSGALKTIR